The following proteins are co-located in the Ficedula albicollis isolate OC2 chromosome 25, FicAlb1.5, whole genome shotgun sequence genome:
- the TMEM79 gene encoding transmembrane protein 79, with protein MAAADPALPPEEVALLELGKVALDKVPPAPDEHLGDPDATLPWDQCQQNARGQPELVETKRRSSPEGGHEEPEEAVPTCPTAEAEDEEVPPLPVMAAHVFVPIDPQCIEQSPFKQKQHPTPRPQEEGRGDRVPPSDRPGSHHHKQVFLPLGPSRYRDPLGFEGRVVKPPAEESRCPCARDCGTDNLKVVASVVGALLFCPCLIYGAYIFLPFDAPLLPTTSARLVYTLRCAAFATFPIVLGMIVSGISRLCSSALEPFGELHREVEIHRTYVSQSVNLFILYFFNMAVLATYLPQELLKLIPLLTALFAISRLIFWVSYAIGRSFRAFGFSMTFLPLLAMLLWNLYGMFILEPENLLSVAAPTPEGHSKESRAKLRHWG; from the exons ATGGCTGCTGcagaccctgccctgccccccgaggaggtggctctgctggagctggggaaggtggCCCTGGACAaggtgccaccagccccagaTGAACACCTGGGGGACCCTGatgccaccctgccatgggacCAGTGTCAGCAGAACGCCCGGGGCCAGCCAGAGCTCGTGGAGACGAAGAGGCGCTCGAGTCCTGAGGGGGGCCATGAAGAGCCAGAGGAAGCTGTTCCCACCTGCCCCACAGCGGAGGCCGAGGATGAGGAAGTCCCCCCGCTGCCCGTGATGGCAGCCCACGTCTTTGTGCCCATCGACCCGCAGTGCATTGAGCAGAGCCCCTTCAAGCAGAAGCAGCACCCCACCCCACGGCCccaggaggagggcaggggggacCGTGTTCCCCCCAGTGACAGACCTGGTAGCCACCACCACAAGCAGGTCTTCCTCCCCCTTGGCCCCTCGCGCTACCGGGACCCACTGGGCTTTGAGGGGCGCGTGGTCAAGCCCCCAGCTGAGGAGTCACGCTGCCCGTGCGCCAGGGACTGTGGCACTGATAATCTCAAGGTCGTGGCCTCGGTGGTAGGGGCCCTGCTCTTCTGCCCTTGCCTCATCTATGGGGCCTACATCTTCTTGCCCTTCGACGCCCCGCTGCTGCCCACCACCAGCGCCCGCCTGGTGTACACACTGCGCTGCGCCGCCTTTGCCACCTTCCCCATCGTGCTGG GAATGATCGTCAGCGGCATCTCCcgcctctgctcctctgccctggagccCTTTGGAGAGCTCCACAGGGAGGTGGAGATCCACCGCACTTACGTCTCCCAGTCTGTCAACCTCTTCATCCTCTACTTCTTCAacatggctgtgctggccacCTACCTCCCACAGGAGCTCCTCAAGCTCATTCCACTGCTCACAGCGCTCTTCGCCATCTCCCG GTTGATTTTCTGGGTGTCCTACGCCATCGGCCGCTCCTTCCGTGCCTTCGGCTTCAGCATGACCTTCCTGCcgctgctggccatgctgctctGGAACCTGTATGGCATGTTCATCCTGGAGCCCGAGAACCTCCTCTCTGTGGCAGCGCCAACGCCCGAGGGCCACTccaaggagagcagagccaagcTCCGGCACTGGGGCTGA